A single Larimichthys crocea isolate SSNF chromosome VIII, L_crocea_2.0, whole genome shotgun sequence DNA region contains:
- the LOC113746251 gene encoding uncharacterized protein LOC113746251 has protein sequence MNTVERKLADLIRAHPNLYDQTRRDYKDNLKGHLSWKEIADSMGKPEEEVKLKWKNLRDKFCKAKKRMAKRNFTPLTDDDNPLERPVPVLYNQLAWLSAYVKPRPGSGLGETDEGAGSGDDLEKQQDKDEKHGPLPVVSTSFSLVESSPNNHQEMGVSLKRKRQTTTETEISSADALTNLRDEDELFLLSLLPSLKRLTIKKRMEVRMKFQQVLYAAEFED, from the exons atgaacactgtgGAGAGGAAACTCGCAGATTTGATCCGGGCACATCCGAACTTGTACGACCAGACCCGGCGGGACTACAAAGACAACCTGAAGGGTCATTTGTCCTGGAAAGAAATCGCAGACAGCATGGGAAagccggaggaggaggtgaagctgAAATGGAAAAACCTCCGCGACAAGTTCTGCAAGGCGAAGAAGCGAATGGCCAAGAGAAACTTCACCCCGCTGACGGACGACGACAACCCGCTGGAGAGGCCCGTCCCGGTGCTGTACAACCAGCTGGCCTGGCTCAGCGCCTATGTCAAGCCCAGACCAGGATCCGGCCTGGGGGAGACAGACGAG GGAGCTGGAAGTGGTGATGACCTGGAGAAACAGCAGGATAAAGACGAGAAGCACGGTCCACTTCCTGTCGTTAGTACTAGCTTTTCTCTTGTGGAGTCCTCTCCAAACAACCATCAGGAGATGGGAGTGTCTCTGAAACGTAAAAGGCAAACCACCACAGAAACTGAGATAAGTTCTGCAGACGCCCTCACCAACctcagagatgaagatgaactgTTTCTGCTCAGCCTTCTGCCCTCACTGAAGAGGCTTACCATTAAAAAGAGGATGGAGGTGCGGATGAAGTTTCAGCAAGTGCTTTATGCTGCAGAGTTTGAGGACTAA